The following coding sequences are from one Triticum aestivum cultivar Chinese Spring chromosome 5A, IWGSC CS RefSeq v2.1, whole genome shotgun sequence window:
- the LOC123107702 gene encoding uncharacterized protein has product MPWEDKASTEAPLPPDIFFPLASLLLGALPPRSIFSLSLVVLSAHPSANVAVVGHHRGDRLPRASPTCPSAPTSSTASSPSTGSSLDPLDHRDRVLPRTYGRRRAPSAATVLLLLIRRRPFVCHTIPRPMMPR; this is encoded by the exons ATGCCGtgggaggataaggcctccaccgagGCGCCCCTCCCCCCAGATATCTTCTTCCCACTCGCCTCACTCCTCCTCGGCGCCCTCCCTCCCAGATCcatcttctctctctccctcgtcgTCCTCTCGGCTCACCCGAGCGCCAACGTCGCCGTCGTTGGCCACCaccgcggcgaccgtcttccccgtgCCTCTCCAACCTGTCCGTCTGCACCAACGTCGTCGACTGCGTCCTCCCCGTCCACAGGATCGAGCTTGGACCCCCTCGACCATCGGGATCGGGTTCTTCCCCGCACCTACGGCCGCCGACGAGCTCCGTCCGCTGCGACCGTCCTGCTACTGCTAATCCGTCGCCGGCCTTTCGTGTGCCACACC atcccgaggccgatgatgccccggtga